TCCGCGTGCTCTGCCCAACCCGAGGCACTGCCGGTGAAGCCGTGCAACAGCACGAGCGGCGGGCCGGCGCCTGCCTGTTCGACGTTGAGATTCACACCGTTCACTGGAAGCCGGGGCATCAGGAGGGTCCTCCCGCGGCGCCAGGCGGCAGCCAGGCCCGCAGGGCGGACTCGACCGTCTGCCAGACCTCGCGGTGCAGAAGAACGTTGCGGTCCCGCGCCGTGCGCACCTCGACGATTGAGAGCCCCTCTCCGGAGATGCCTTCACGCACGTGCGCCCTGAACTCTTCCCAGGACTCGACGAGCGCATGTCTGGCGCCATACAGCCCGGCGGCGTGGCGGAAGTCGAGGCCGTGCGGCGTTCCGAAGAGCGCCTCGAAGTATTCCGGGTATCCTGCCTGAGGCAGGAAGGAGAAGATGCCGCCGCCGTCGTTGTTGATCAGCACGATGGTGGCATTCAGCCCGTACAGCTTGGCCGCCAGAAGCCCGTTGAGGTCGTGGTAGAAGGCCAGGTCCCCGAGCACCAGGACCACCGGCGCCCGGGTTGAGCCCGTCGGGCGGCCGCCGCCGACCCGCGCCCCCATCCCTGCCGCGACCCCCAGCGCGCTGGAGACCAGCCCGTCAATCCCGCTGGCGCCGCGGTTTCCCAGGAACCGGACCGAACGCGGCGTTCCCGGAGAGAAGGTGTCGAGGTCCCGCACCGGCATACTGTTGCCCACATAGAGCACCGCGCCGTCGGGCAGCAGACCGGCAAGCTCGGCGAACACCTTGCCCTCGAACGGCTCTGCCATCGCATCCAGCCGGATCCTGATGGCATCCCGAGATTGCGCTCCCAGGCGTTGCCACAAGGCCAGCCAGTCGTGCGCCCCGCGCGCGCTCGATACAACCCCCGGCACGCTCGGTACCGCCCCAGGCGCGCTCGATACCGCCCCGGTGGCGGCCAGCGCACCGAGGACCGCCTGGCACAACGGCGCAGGATCGGCGTGCACGAACTCCGCGGCCAGCCGCGCAGGATCGTTCCACTCGCCGCCAGCGTCTACCACGATCTGCCGGACCGCGCCGTGCACTTCGAGATACCGCAGCAGCGGCTTGGACGCGGGCGCGGCGCCAAACCTCAGCACAACCTCAGGGGCCAACGTCTCGTTCGCGCCGCGAATCCGGAGCAGCGCATCGTAGCCGTCAATGACCGGGCCGCGGTCGTGCGGCCCGCAGCGCACCTGCGAGAGGGGATCTGCCAGCACAGGATAGCCCAGCGCAGCGGCCAGTCGGCAGACGGCATCCGGCAGCGCAGGATCGTCCAAGGGCCCACAGACGATCAGACCCCGCCGGCGTTGCGTCAGCTCTCGGGCCAGCGCCGAGGCGAGCTCGGGATCCGGCGCCCTTCGCACCTGGGAGGCGACGTAAGGCCGTCCCTCATCGCGACCGGTCCAGGCCGCATGGGCCCGCGCCTCCTCAGGGGGGAGCTGTTCCGGCGCGGGCACCGGCACCAGCGGCTCCCTCAGCGGGAAGTTGAGGTGCACCGGGCCCGGAGGCGCGCCCGCGGCCACGGCCACAGCGCGCGAGGCAACGCTGCGGGCGTAGCGCATCAACGCGTCCGTGGCCTCCGGGATAGCCACGTCGGCAAACCACTTCGCGTGCGTCCCGTAGAGACGCACCTGGTCAATCGTCTGCAGCGCCCCGGTGTCCCGTAGTTCGTGCGGGCGGTCGGCCGTGAGCACCACAAGCGGCACGCGGCCGTATCGCGCCTCTATGACGGCGGGCAGGAAGTTGGCCGCCGCGGTGCCGGATGTGGAGAGCAGGGCCGCGGGACGGCTCAGCCCCTTCGCCAACCCCAATGCGAAAAACCCCGCAGACCGTTCGTCAATCAACGTCCAAACCCTGATGCCTGGGTGACGCGCCGCGCATACTGCGATGGGCGTGGAGCGCGATCCCGGGCAGAGACACAGGTCTGTCACGCCCGAGCGCACCAGTTCGTCCACCACCGCGCCGATGTAGGCGTAGGTCGCGTTCTCGGGGACGTTCATGCAAACCCCTCCCGTATTCCCAGGGCAGACAGCATCGGCCGCAGCTTCAGGCGGGACTCCTCGTACTCCTGATCCGGGTCTGACTCCGCCACGATGCCGCATCCGGCGAAGAGCACCGCCTCGTCGCCGTGCAGCAGCGCCGAGCGGATGGCGACCGCGAACTCGCCTTCGCCTGTCTGGTCCACCCAGCCGACCGGCCCGGCGTACCATCCTCTGTCCAGGCCTTCGTACCTGTGTATCCACTCCAGCGCCTCGTTGCGCGGAACCCCTCCCACGGCCGGGGTGGGATGCAGCCGTGCGACCAGGTCCAGCAGCGTCACAGGAGGGCGGATCTTTGCAGTCAACGGGGTGCACAGATGCTGCACGTTGGCCACCTTCAGCAGCCGCGGCCCTTCATCGGCGGAGACCTCCGTGCACACGCCGGCCAGATCCTCGCGCAGGAGATCCACCACGGCAGCGTGCTCGACCCGGTCCTTGGAACCGGCCAGCAGCATTTCTCCAAGCCGGCGGTCTTCCTCATCGTCGCGCCCCCTGGGAGCGGTGCCTGCAAGGGCCATGGCGCTCACCTCGCCGCCGCGCACCCGGACTAGGCGCTCCGGCGTTGCGCCCAGGAAACACCGGGTACCTCGCGTCACCGCGAAGAGCGTGCAGCCCGGATAACCGTCGCTCAGCATGCGCAGGGCAGCAATGGCATCAAAGGGACCGCCGCGCACCCGGACCGACCTGGCAAGCACTACCTTGCGGAGGATCCCTTCCCGGACGGCCTGCGCAGACGCGGCGACTTTGGCCCTCCAGTCGCCACATGCAGGATGCTCCTCGACCGTCAGCCCGTGATGGGTCTGAGGTGCGGCGCCGACCGGCGCGGCGCCGATTGGCTGTTCGAGGGGCTCAACCGTCTCGGGCATCGCTGGCTCAACGGAACCGGCAGGCGTGACCACCTTCGAGAGAACAAGCCGGCTCTCCCCGCCCGCGCTCGCCACACAGGCCCTGGGGAGGGTCAGCAGACCCGCGGGAAAGCCCTCCCACTCCGGACTGACAGGGCCACCGGGCGCGAACGCAAACCCCCCGATCAGAACAGGGCCGGGCTGACCGAGACCCATCGCCACGGGGGCGAGGCCCGCGTCACCGACGGCATCGCGCAGGAGCGCCTGCCATGCCGCGCCGGCTTCTGCGAAGCGCCCTGCGCCGGCGGCCGAGATTGCCCAGGCGCGTCCGACGCCCACCATGCTGAGGTCACGGTGCGGAGCAGTCCAGAGTACCCGGTCGTGCGCTCCGGAGGCATCGGCGAAGACGGCGATTGGATCAACAGCCGGAATGCGCGCGCCGGCCCAGGCCAGCACCGGCCGTCCTGTTTCGCGCGCCCTCTGACCGGCGGCGCCAACCGCGGCCCGGAGCCGGCGCGCCAGCGTTGCCGGGTCTGCTCCTGCCGCCGCCTCGTCCCGCAGGACAGTGCTTTGCTTACGAGGATTCACCGCTAATCTCCACGCCGATGCTGCGCAGCAGCACCGTCCGCAGCGCCGGCAGCCCGGCCAGCAGGTCCGCGCCCGAAGCCATCTGCTGCGTCAGGACCTCATTGATCGCGCCAATCCACGCGGCGGCAGCGGTGCGGGTGTCCTGGGCGGGAATCGCCTCGTCGGCGACGGCGCGATCGAGATGGCGCTGGATCAGCGCTGCGAACCGCCTGTGTATCCCAAGGCGGCTCTGCTCGAACTCGGGACCAAGCGCGGCCGATTCAACGAGCAGTATCCGGGCCAAGTCTCTGTGCGAGGCGGCAACCTCCAGCACGACCCGCAGCGCGGCCTCGACTTTGGCCAGGGCGCCGCCTTCCCTGTCAATGGCGTGGTCTACGCCGGCCTCAACCATGCCGGCAAGCTGATCCAGGAGCGTTAGGAAGATCCCCTGCTTGCTGGGGAAGTAGTGGTAGAAGGCGCCCTTGGAAGAGCCCGAGGCGGCCACGATGTCGTCCACGGTTGTGCCGTGGTACCCGCGTTGGGCGAACACGTCCATGGCCGCATGGACCAGGCGGTCGCGGGTCGCGGACTCCATGTTGGTACGGCGGGCCATTATCGGAGCCACACCTCTGCGCGTACACGGGCCATTAGCGGAGCCACACCTCTGCGCGCCCGCGGGCCATCACCACCACGTCGGGCAGACCGACGCGTCGGTCTACAACGAGGGTATGCGGGACTGATCGTGATGTCAACCCGCAGTCAGAGAAACGCCGCAGGAAGTGCGCGGCCACAGGGGTCTGCGGCAGGCATCGGCCCGCCGAGCAGCCAACATCCTTCCAGGGGTCCACAAACAACTGCCAGGAGGCGCGCCGTGCCCGAGCTATCTGACCGCGAACGCGCGATTGCCGCCTACGCCGCCGAGGTTCGGGCCTTTCATGCCTTCTTCGGCACAGTGCTGGTGGTGATATCGCTATTGTACGTGGCAGCGGTACTGCCGTTTCTGCAGACCCGGGCGGCCGTGCCCCTCGTCGCCGATGCCCGCGCCCGCATCCAGCACGAGAAGGCCGCAACAGAGGCGGCCCTGGATGCGGCGGCGAAGGCCGCGGGCGCGCTCGTTGAGTTCCGGGACGCGCTGGACTCAGGGCCGGCCGCGCTGCGGCACGCCATCGCGGATCTTGTCACCCGGAGCCGTGCCGGTGCCGCCGAGCCGACGCCGCTCGAAGAGGCGATCAGGCAGCAGATCGGAAAGCAGGTTGAGACGCTGGGCGTCGCGCTGGATGGCGCTTTTGGACCTCTGCGGGCTCTTCAGAACCCTCCGGCCGAAATAGCGGAAGCACTCCGCGCCGCGGAGCAGGACCTGGGACGCCATGTCCTGGCCCTCAACGAGGCGCTGCGTGAGGCGCTCGCTGCTGATCCCGCCTTCTGGAATAAGTGGGACGAACCCGGAGCGACCTTTGGTGCGGCGTCGCCGCGCGCGGAGGAGGTCTTGCGGGAGATCGAACAGGCCAGGAGGGCGTTCGATCGCCGGATCGCGACCGCGGCGGCCGCACTCAGGAGCCGCCAACCGGAACTGCAGGCCCGCTCCGCCGAGCTGGCCGCCAGAGGGCGCGACCTCAAGGAACACCTGGCCAGGGTGAACTCGTTCCCCTGGTCCGTACCACTGGGCCTGGACGATCTCGCGCGTCTCTTCCCGGTTCTCGCCGGCGTCCTCACCGTGATGGCGCTCTTCCGGCTGCGGCGCATCCTCGCGCTGCGCCGCGCTCACGACGGGGTCAACCTCGACCATCTGGCGCCGTCGTGGGTCGTGGGTTCGCGGGGCACGCCGGGGGCGTGGTGGGCATTGATCCTGGTCTGCGCGCCCCTGGTGATCACGATCCACGCAGCGGTCGCGGCGCTGGCAGACCCTGGGTTGTTCGTGTCGTTGCTGGGAGACCCAAGCCCTGGCTCTGCGGTCGCTTTCGGAACCGCATACGCAATGCTCGTGCTCATAGGAATAGGCCAGCTGCCCGCTGTCACTCGCGGGCTGGTGGGCGCGCCGCAGAGGCGGCCGCAGGCGAAGACAGGACGCGGAGCAGCGGGCTAACCAGGGGAATGCGCGCGCGAATACCCTGCGAGCGCCTGCACCATGGCAGGATGCAGCGGACCGTTGGACGCCAGCAGTTCGGTCTTCAGCGAGACCAGCGGCCTTCCTGACCAGTCGCTGACCCTACCTCCGGCCTCCTCCACCAGGAGGACTCCGGCCGCGACATCCCACGGCTGGAGCCCCGGTTCCCAGAAGGCGTCGAGGCGGCCTGCCGCCAGGTATGCCAGATGGATCGCCGCCGCTCCCATGATCCGCACCTCCAGCGACCGCAGAATCAGGGGGCCGATGGTTTGCACGTGCCAGCTGCGGTCGGGCTCGCGCGGGAGTCCGGTTGCCACGAGCGCCGCTCCCAGGTCTGCTGTCTCGGAGACCTCCATCCTGACGGGCTCGGCACCGGCGGCCAGCAGGTAGGCGCCCCGGCCGCGCTCTGCCACGAAATACTCGTCAAGCGGCGGAACCGCGATCACGCCGCACTGCACCGCCCCGCGATACTCCAGCGCGATCGAAACCGCGAACCAGGGGACGCCGTGCGCGAAGTTGGCGGTCCCATCCACTGGATCCACCACCCAGCAGGGACCTGTTCCATCGTTCGTGGTGCCTTCCTCGCCCAGCATCCCGTGGTCAGGGAACCGCGCGCGGATGCGCGCCGCGATCAACCGCTCGGCCTCGTGATCGGCCCGCGTTACCAGATCGGTGGCGGTCTTGAGGCGGACCTGCTTTTCCACCCTGGACTCCGGCAGGATGCCCATGACCAGCGCCGCCGCCTCCCGCGCTGTCTCCAGGGCAAACGCCGCCGTCTCGGAAAGACCCATTCGCAGAGCCGTGCTCATGCCGCTCCTCGTACACCTCCGATCGAGTGGTCCTTCAACAATAGCAAATGGCGCGCTCCCAGAGGAGTCCGGACACTCCAGCCGAACCATCGAGACAATGAAGCACACCCAGGTCCGGCCGGCAACCGCCCGCGACGTGGGCGAAATCGTCTCCATCTGGGGCGAACTGGCGGCGCACCACACCCGGCTCGACGATGCATTTCGGCCGTCCCGGCGCTGGCAGGAGGAGTACGAGAACTTCATCCTGGGACTGCTGGGCCGGGAGGATGCCCGCGCCGTCGTGGCCGTGGAGGGCGGCAGGGTGATTGGCTACGGTGTCGGGCGGATCACAATGCTGCCCGCTTTCTTCGAACGACGGCGGCGGGGCTATCTCCACGACGTGGTCACGTGCGAGCCGTACCGGCGGCGGGGAGTCGGCCGCAGCATAGTCGAAGCGCTCCTGGTGTGGATGCAGGAATGCGGCGCCCTTACGGCGGAACTGACAGTGGCCGTTCTGAACGAGGAGGCGGTGGCGTTCTGGACGCGGCTGGGATTCGCCCCCTACATGCACCACTTCAAGCGCGAGTTGCGCTGAAGGAAGGTCCGTGTCATCAATGAACCGGCTGGAATCCGCCACCGCCCGGATGCGCGACCACGGCCTGGCTGGCTTGCTGGTCACGACGCCGGCCAACGCCTACTACCTGAGCCGGTTCCCGACCGAGACCTGTGCCCTGCCGGTCGTGGTTGTGGTCAGCGAGAACCCGGTGCTCGTTGTCCCGGAACTCGAGGAGGCGCGCGCCCGCGACACCTCGGTGATCGGGGACATCCTCACCTACTCGGACCGGCAGTACGGCAGGCAGAGAGGCTTCACGCACCTGCACCTGGCGCTTGCCGTCGCCCTCGAGGCGCTCAAGGAGTTGGGCACCTCAGGGCCGATCGGGCTCGAGTCGGAGGGGCTCTCGGCAGAGGGGTTCTTCACTCTGCGCAGTCGCATCCCGGCCCAGGTCGTGCCTACCCGCGGGATCGTCGAAGAGATGCGGATGGTAAAGGATGCGGGTGAGATGGAGCTCATCCGCGTCGCCGCCGGATTGGCGGATCACGGGATCGGCGCGGGCATCGCGGAGTGCCGCCCTGGGAACACAATACCGGTGATCGGCATCGAGGCCACTGCCGCGATGGTGCGCGCGGGCGCCGCGCGGCACCCAGAGCTCCGTGTAACCGCGGCATCGCACCCTGCGGCCGGGCCGAACGCGCCCTGGCCGCACTCACCGGCCGCGGGTCGTGCGCTGGCCGCCGGCGACGCTTTGATCTGCTCCGCGGTCTGCACCGTGGACGGATACCATGCCGAGGCAGAACGAACGGTTCTGATCGAGACCGCCTCAGACGACCAGCGCCGCCTGTTCGAGGTGATACTGCGCGCCGCCTCCGCGGCCCGCGCCGCGATTCGCCCCGGAGTGCCCTGCCAGGAGGTGGACCGGGCTGCCAGAGCGGTCGTCGCAGAGGCCGGGTGTGGTCCGCAGTTCACCCGCATGACCGGGCACGGGCTGGGAATTGGGCGCCATGAGCTTCCCTACCTGGCAGAAGGCGATGACACGGTTCTCGCACCGGGCATGGTGGTGTCGGTCGGGCCGGGGATCCACGTCGAGGGTGGGGACGTGTTCCGCCACACCGACACGATCCTGGTCAAGGACGACGGGTGCGAGGTCCTCACCCTGCACCCCCGCCATCTCGAGGCCCTGACAACCCGCAGCTAACCGCCGTGGAACCCCTGTTTCTGGAACCGGTGAGGACGCGCCTGCTGCTACTGAGGCACGGTGCCGTGGATTGGACGCGGGTTGCCGGAGGAGAGCCACCGCTGGCGACCGAGGGCCTGCGGGACGTGGAGATGACGGCGGCCACACTGCCGCGCTTCGATGCAATCGTGGCCAGCCCCCGGCAACCCGCACGGGAAACCGCGGAGGTAATCAGCCAGGCCCGAGGCGTGCCGGTCACCCTGCGCGAAGGGCTGGACGAGATCAAGACCGCGGCTGCGCTCACCGACGCGCAGGCATGGGCAGACTGGGCGGACCGGCTCTTCGAGAGCTACCGGACCTCGATGGATGGTGAGTCCCTCGCCGACGGCACCGCACGCATCACCGCTGAGCTGCGCACGATAGGCGACGTGGGATACGGCCGCACCACCCTGGTGGTCAGCCATCCGATAGTCCTGCTGGCGTTCCGGGCGCACGTCGCCCAGACCGCGGTGCTGCGCGACCAGGTGGACTGCCTTCCCAATCTGGGCATGGCAGCCGTGGACTACCTGGAAGGCCGGTTCTACCTGGTCGAGGACTTCCCGGTGAGGAGATAGGCGGCCCATGGTACGAGACGGCCGTCCAGGATTCGCGGATGTGCTCTCTGCCAGGCGCGCAATCGCCCCGTACCTGCGCCCTACGCCGGTGGTCACCTCGCCCGCGCTCGACCGGCTTCTGGGCTGCCGCGCCTTCGTCAAGTGCGAGAACGCAAACCCCACCCGGGCGTTCAAGATCCGCGGCGGCATCAACCTGGTATCGCGGCTGACCGCAGACGAGCGGCGGCGCGGTGTCATCGCCGCCTCCACGGGAAACCACGGACAGTCCGTCGCGCTGGCCGCGCAGATCTTCGGG
The Armatimonadota bacterium DNA segment above includes these coding regions:
- the menD gene encoding 2-succinyl-5-enolpyruvyl-6-hydroxy-3-cyclohexene-1-carboxylic-acid synthase gives rise to the protein MNVPENATYAYIGAVVDELVRSGVTDLCLCPGSRSTPIAVCAARHPGIRVWTLIDERSAGFFALGLAKGLSRPAALLSTSGTAAANFLPAVIEARYGRVPLVVLTADRPHELRDTGALQTIDQVRLYGTHAKWFADVAIPEATDALMRYARSVASRAVAVAAGAPPGPVHLNFPLREPLVPVPAPEQLPPEEARAHAAWTGRDEGRPYVASQVRRAPDPELASALARELTQRRRGLIVCGPLDDPALPDAVCRLAAALGYPVLADPLSQVRCGPHDRGPVIDGYDALLRIRGANETLAPEVVLRFGAAPASKPLLRYLEVHGAVRQIVVDAGGEWNDPARLAAEFVHADPAPLCQAVLGALAATGAVSSAPGAVPSVPGVVSSARGAHDWLALWQRLGAQSRDAIRIRLDAMAEPFEGKVFAELAGLLPDGAVLYVGNSMPVRDLDTFSPGTPRSVRFLGNRGASGIDGLVSSALGVAAGMGARVGGGRPTGSTRAPVVLVLGDLAFYHDLNGLLAAKLYGLNATIVLINNDGGGIFSFLPQAGYPEYFEALFGTPHGLDFRHAAGLYGARHALVESWEEFRAHVREGISGEGLSIVEVRTARDRNVLLHREVWQTVESALRAWLPPGAAGGPS
- a CDS encoding isochorismate synthase; this translates as MNPRKQSTVLRDEAAAGADPATLARRLRAAVGAAGQRARETGRPVLAWAGARIPAVDPIAVFADASGAHDRVLWTAPHRDLSMVGVGRAWAISAAGAGRFAEAGAAWQALLRDAVGDAGLAPVAMGLGQPGPVLIGGFAFAPGGPVSPEWEGFPAGLLTLPRACVASAGGESRLVLSKVVTPAGSVEPAMPETVEPLEQPIGAAPVGAAPQTHHGLTVEEHPACGDWRAKVAASAQAVREGILRKVVLARSVRVRGGPFDAIAALRMLSDGYPGCTLFAVTRGTRCFLGATPERLVRVRGGEVSAMALAGTAPRGRDDEEDRRLGEMLLAGSKDRVEHAAVVDLLREDLAGVCTEVSADEGPRLLKVANVQHLCTPLTAKIRPPVTLLDLVARLHPTPAVGGVPRNEALEWIHRYEGLDRGWYAGPVGWVDQTGEGEFAVAIRSALLHGDEAVLFAGCGIVAESDPDQEYEESRLKLRPMLSALGIREGFA
- a CDS encoding TetR/AcrR family transcriptional regulator, with translation MARRTNMESATRDRLVHAAMDVFAQRGYHGTTVDDIVAASGSSKGAFYHYFPSKQGIFLTLLDQLAGMVEAGVDHAIDREGGALAKVEAALRVVLEVAASHRDLARILLVESAALGPEFEQSRLGIHRRFAALIQRHLDRAVADEAIPAQDTRTAAAAWIGAINEVLTQQMASGADLLAGLPALRTVLLRSIGVEISGESS
- a CDS encoding inositol monophosphatase, yielding MGLSETAAFALETAREAAALVMGILPESRVEKQVRLKTATDLVTRADHEAERLIAARIRARFPDHGMLGEEGTTNDGTGPCWVVDPVDGTANFAHGVPWFAVSIALEYRGAVQCGVIAVPPLDEYFVAERGRGAYLLAAGAEPVRMEVSETADLGAALVATGLPREPDRSWHVQTIGPLILRSLEVRIMGAAAIHLAYLAAGRLDAFWEPGLQPWDVAAGVLLVEEAGGRVSDWSGRPLVSLKTELLASNGPLHPAMVQALAGYSRAHSPG
- a CDS encoding GNAT family N-acetyltransferase, with amino-acid sequence MPMTSAAASRAVSRANAAVSERPIRRAVLMPLLVHLRSSGPSTIANGALPEESGHSSRTIETMKHTQVRPATARDVGEIVSIWGELAAHHTRLDDAFRPSRRWQEEYENFILGLLGREDARAVVAVEGGRVIGYGVGRITMLPAFFERRRRGYLHDVVTCEPYRRRGVGRSIVEALLVWMQECGALTAELTVAVLNEEAVAFWTRLGFAPYMHHFKRELR
- a CDS encoding aminopeptidase P family protein translates to MNRLESATARMRDHGLAGLLVTTPANAYYLSRFPTETCALPVVVVVSENPVLVVPELEEARARDTSVIGDILTYSDRQYGRQRGFTHLHLALAVALEALKELGTSGPIGLESEGLSAEGFFTLRSRIPAQVVPTRGIVEEMRMVKDAGEMELIRVAAGLADHGIGAGIAECRPGNTIPVIGIEATAAMVRAGAARHPELRVTAASHPAAGPNAPWPHSPAAGRALAAGDALICSAVCTVDGYHAEAERTVLIETASDDQRRLFEVILRAASAARAAIRPGVPCQEVDRAARAVVAEAGCGPQFTRMTGHGLGIGRHELPYLAEGDDTVLAPGMVVSVGPGIHVEGGDVFRHTDTILVKDDGCEVLTLHPRHLEALTTRS
- a CDS encoding histidine phosphatase family protein, with protein sequence MRGPHPAPPPSRGPDNPQLTAVEPLFLEPVRTRLLLLRHGAVDWTRVAGGEPPLATEGLRDVEMTAATLPRFDAIVASPRQPARETAEVISQARGVPVTLREGLDEIKTAAALTDAQAWADWADRLFESYRTSMDGESLADGTARITAELRTIGDVGYGRTTLVVSHPIVLLAFRAHVAQTAVLRDQVDCLPNLGMAAVDYLEGRFYLVEDFPVRR